One stretch of Arachis hypogaea cultivar Tifrunner chromosome 20, arahy.Tifrunner.gnm2.J5K5, whole genome shotgun sequence DNA includes these proteins:
- the LOC112783959 gene encoding uncharacterized protein codes for MEYERIGKVQSGMISPSKLRMKLTGPHHLKKKDGSNCNSTRTSPSKHDDAEFVKNSLLASETNNLLDEVTSSSLEVPPLKLSSDAMLHQNNQTCYGNMDLIKMQHSQNGDNGKSGTIIPPAKTTDDENLECDSSASSSSFEFHKERPVNNPATRFLLRPIPSKWNDAEKWIMNRQNIQAGYTKKNALQNQVNRFTTSMIKVAPDSDYFDNKLPKAKVAETERVHVPVMESFPETKGLKEADDKTAVPGIRSVAMRDMGTEMTPMTSQGPSRTSTPIGSITPVLSPAPSMPSTPRRGANPPSPVENTEKKLSEEELKLKTRKEIEALGVQLGKMNIAAWASHDEKVKKKTSSWDLNKEERGRIEFQKRAASWEQAEKSRYTARYKREDIKIQAWESQQKAKLEAEMRRIEAKVEQMKAQARAKAVKKIAMLRQRTEEKFAAAEARKNREAARIAEKGEYIRQSGRIPSSNYIFCGLL; via the exons ATGGAGTATGAGAGGATTGGCAAAGTTCAG AGTGGAATGATTTCTCCTAGTAAACTAAGGATGAAGCTTACAGGACCTCACCATCTTAAGAAGAAAGATGGATCCAACTGTAACTCAACCAGAACTTCCCCTTCAAAGCATGATGATGCTGAGTTTGTGAAGAACAGCTTACTTGCCTCAGAGACTAACAACCTTCTTGATGAAG TTACATCTTCAAGCTTAGAGGTTCCACCGTTAAAGCTGTCAAGTGATGCAATGTTGCACCAGAATAACCAGACTTGTTATGGTAACATGGACCTCATAAAAATGCAGCATTCTCAAAATGGTGATAATGGTAAGTCAGGAACAATAATTCCCCCAGCGAAAACAACAGACGATGAAAATCTTGAGTGCGATAGTAGTGCTAGCTCATCAAGTTTCGAGTTCCATAAAGAGAGACCAGTGAACAATCCTGCAACAAGGTTCCTATTAAGGCCTATTCCATCCAAGTGGAATGATGCAGAGAAATGGATAATGAATAGGCAAAATATACAAGCTGGTTACACAAAAAAGAATGCTTTACAGAACCAAGTGAATCGCTTCACAACTAGTATGATCAAGGTTGCACCAGATTCTGATTATTTTGATAATAAGCTACCAAAAGCCAAAGTGGCAGAAACAGAACGAGTTCATGTTCCAGTAATGGAATCTTTTCCAGAAACCAAAGGTTTAAAGGAAGCAGATGATAAGACAG CCGTTCCTGGGATAAGATCTGTTGCAATGAGAGACATGGGAACAGAAATGACCCCCATGACAAGTCAGGGACCTTCGCGAACTTCTACTCCAATTGGTTCAATAACTCCAGTACTTAGTCCAGCACCATCAATGCCTTCAACTCCTAGGAGGGGCGCGAATCCTCCGTCTCCAGTTGAAAACACTGAAAAAAAGCTGTCTGAAGAAGAACTGAAGCTTAAGACAAGGAAAGAGATTGAAGCCCTTGGTGTGCAGCTTGGTAAGATGAACATTGCTGCATGGGCAAGCCATGATGAAAAGGTTAAGAAGAAAACATCTTCTTGGGACTTGAATAAAGAAGAACGTGGCAGAATCGAATTCCAAAAACGTGCAGCTTCATGGGAGCAAGCTGAGAAATCTAGATATACTGCAAG ATACAAGCGCGAGGACATAAAAATTCAAGCATGGGAAAGTCAACAAAAGGCAAAATTAGAAGCAGAAATGAGAAGAATCGAG GCCAAAGTTGAGCAAATGAAAGCTCAAGCTCGGGCAAAGGCGGTGAAAAAGATTGCGATGCTGAGACAAAGAACAGAGGAAAAGTTCGCAGCAGCTGAAGCTAGAAAGAATCGAGAAGCAGCAAGAATCGCAGAAAAAGGAGAATACATTCGCCAATCTGGAAGAATACCCTCCTCCAATTACATTTTCTGTGGTTTGTTGTGA
- the LOC112783960 gene encoding large ribosomal subunit protein eL38z/eL38y, whose amino-acid sequence MPKQIHEIKDFLLTARRKDARSVKIKRSRDVVKFKVRCSKYLYTLCVFDPEKADKLKQSLPPGLSVQDL is encoded by the exons ATG CCGAAGCAAATACATGAGATAAAGGATTTCCTTCTAACAGCAAGAAGGAAGGACGCAAGGTCAGTGAAGATAAAGAGGAGCAGAGATGTTGTTAAGTTCAAGGTCAGGTGCTCCAAGTACCTCTACACACTCTGTGTCTTTGATCCTGAAAAAGCTGATAAATTAAAGCAATCTCTCCCTCCTG GTTTGAGTGTGCAAGACCTGTAA
- the LOC112785020 gene encoding uncharacterized protein isoform X2 encodes METWFWTQHEDFTLELFLFFSVNDSFKFHCSMIIWYGAWQKRSNKEKEQLITTLKSMINNISSMTTLVEYTFLEAYAGESRDGSSTAKFSNGDIISIHSAATTSGDLNDLCYAVLAIFRSRFDKIEGATAGLCLKAQSRPGVVCMHVWKSLHFCYSYILNSDHRNWMMPYLERFSLEMKYDIFRVVYVSDADNLVKHSYVSPHQMLQNGKENMQKQVL; translated from the exons TGGagctgtttttgtttttttcagtGAATGACAGCTTCAAGTTCCATTGCTCCATG ATCATATGGTATGGTGCATGGCAGAAGAGGTCCAACAAGGAAAAAGAACAGCTTATCACTACCCTT AAATCAATGATAAACAACATATCAAGCATGACTACATTAGTTGAATACACCTTTCTTGAAGCATACGCCGGAGAATCAAGAGATGGATCTTCAACTGCTAAATTCTCCAATGGGGACATAATTTCCATTCATTCAGCAGCCACCACTAGTGGTGACCTCAATGATCTTTGCTATGCTGTCCTGGCAATTTTCAGGTCTCGATTCGACAAGATAGAAGGCGCGACAGCAGGCCTTTGCTTGAAAGCACAGAGCAGGCCAGGAGTGGTGTGCATGCATGTGTGGAAGTCTCTCCATTTTTGTTACTCATATATTCTCAATTCTGACCATAGAAATTGGATGATGCCATATCTTGAACGTTTCTCTTTAGAGATGAAGTATGATATCTTTAGAGTAGTGTATGTTAGTGATGCTGACAACTTGGTTAAACATTCCTATGTTTCACCCCATCAAATGTTACAGAATggtaaagaaaacatgcaaaagcaGGTTCTGTAG